In Chlorocebus sabaeus isolate Y175 chromosome 11, mChlSab1.0.hap1, whole genome shotgun sequence, one DNA window encodes the following:
- the TSPAN9 gene encoding tetraspanin-9 isoform X3, which translates to MARGCLCCLKYMMFLFNLIFWLCGCGLLGVGIWLSVSQGNFATFSPSFPSLSAANLVIAIGTIVMVTGFLGCLGAIKENKCLLLSFFIVLLVILLAELILLILFFVYMDKVNENAKKDLKEGLLLYHTENNVGLKNAWNIIQAEMRCCGVTDYTDWYPVLGENTVPDRCCMENSQGCGRNATTPLWRTGCYEKVKMWFDDNKHVLGTVGMCILIMQILGMAFSMTLFQHIHRTGKKYDA; encoded by the exons CTCTGTGGCTGTGGGCTGCTTGGAGTGGGCATCTGGCTCTCCGTGTCCCAAGGCAACTTTGCCACCTTCTCCCCCAGCTTCCCTTCGTTGTCTGCAGCCAACCTGGTCATCGCCATAGGCACCATTGTTATGGTGACGGGCTTCCTCGGCTGCCTGGGGGCCATCAAGGAGAACAAGTGCCTCCTGCTCAGC TTTTTCATCGTCTTGTTGGTCATCCTCCTAGCAGAGCTGATCTTACTCATCCTCTTCTTTGTCTACATGGACAAG GTGAATGAGAACGCTAAGAAGGACCTGAAGGAAGGCCTACTGCTGTACCACACGGAGAACAATGTGGGGCTGAAGAACGCCTGGAACATCATCCAGGCTGAG ATGCGATGCTGTGGCGTCACTGACTACACAGACTGGTACCCGGTGCTGGGGGAGAACACGGTTCCCGACCGCTGCTGCATGGAGAACTCCCAGGGCTGCGGGCGCAACGCCACCACGCCTTTGTGGAGAACG GGCTGCTATGAGAAGGTGAAGATGTGGTTCGATGACAATAAGCAcgtgctgggcacggtggggaTGTGCATCCTCATCATGCAG ATCCTGGGCATGGCCTTCTCCATGACCCTTTTCCAGCACATCCACCGGACTGGTAAGAAGTACGACGCATGA